A section of the Elizabethkingia anophelis R26 genome encodes:
- a CDS encoding alpha-2-macroglobulin family protein, which translates to MQRIAKIFSLLLVILSGISLHAQNYYDQQWKKINDNYAKGMVKSNLPIVLDIQKQAMKDNNTIELINALKAEFVIVNQTRDDEKNDSASQFFDKIKKHEKNLKGDELLVYRTLQIKFVDDYLKRNQWKIQDRTNIDNQDFGQIETWSKLDFKKYFTQGFNDLGKVKNEIRKISMTKYQKLFANTQDISYFPSIQDWVALQHIDFLKDNVLFTPNELKANNAEILEIYNDQIATNSGNPKLFYEYLKAQYEVSFGQLPEAEARKKYEAIVNSSTDGDYKVYILNDIAGGLASANPKEAMAILKKAKEMYPKSEFQNNIKNTENSITTPVITVSYESFTLPQQPIHLSVNYKNADAFAMNIYQVTDINSFISHIKDSYRNPLLKVAKQLVKKENYQLKNTGDYKNHISSVELSALKNGLYIAEYIVEGKSQGSYWFSVTDSRIIYNKISNNSANNVLRLISRNNGESKKNTNLNFYDYSEYNKPVVKSSAKTDPQGIFVFPENKTRNYKRYLIEDSEKNISFIEAYGGNYYDQPRVDATEKTAQIFLDRAIYRPGQTVYFKVINTQYSNKKETVVVGMKQKIKLVDANGEDVSEQSFTTNEFGSYSGNFILPKGKLNGQFMLETDEGSVSFRLEEYKRPNFEITFEDIKGEYKFGQTIHMKGKAVSFSGVPLSNATLNYEIKKQDIRYRYFYWFTPTSNENSILGTVKTNEKGEFDIPVDLKKDDKLKGIQVNEYVVNASVTDTNGETQENSSTFRVASVSHFIETEEVKPAFANEEIKVKVATKNYNNQKLGKSYRAKLSLLESPDRIFRNNFEDFVQDVPVFSKENFIQKFPHDYFDKSELANNRKEKQTVLQKTAADEEFSLGKLAAGNYKLVFYNIEGHDTIKTEKVFEVWDRKSLGNEQRPFFRLMNNQKDYARGEKAKVYLYSAIPEAKMYVYVQNGNGETKTEEKYIKNGVLEYEIAIPTDPAVKQLNLQFTLAAYNDIQTLSTNLPVRNETEPMKIELTTFRDKIQPGSKEKWTVKITGKNKEKAVAELLANMYDMSLDQFAANNYTFRNFNFERFIQQNYGVGTESLNSVRFNKREKYLNAKTVFEPYFNWFDQYGALGGLATNVRIRGGSTLRKTNVAYEATMDMALPAPVAAAKVAEDSGNKELNEVVVTALGVKREKKSLGYASQEAGGKDLDKVPVRSNLNETAFFYPNLKTDKDGNVSFEFTSPEALTKWKLMFLAHDKNANAATLEQTIVTQKDFSVTPNYPRFLREGDEINMQVKLNNLVEKALNGSVQLQILNADTNEDISSKFGLNNLIQNFEINATSSKSVSWTFKVPNDVSGIIIKTVAKAGPYSDGEQKAVPVLPNRMLVTDALPIFVKEGQTKTFVLDQLKSNNSKTVTNVSNTLELTTNPIWEVLFALPSLKNDINNSADVVFNKWFADVLASEIFKANPRMKKIFEEYQEKGLLESNLEKNQELKQLLLEETPWVFEAKDEKQQMQMLARLFDANNMRNSILDDWSTLKQLQNGDGGFSWYAGSPSSFSTSLYILKNLGKINEWLKDKGGVNDYQNTPQNEMVSALTAYLDREINRYWKPKDMNPWNNLVLDYLDTRHYWEAQYPLKNTGATLKSQVIAKAKTAKITDFTFYGLSRAALLFNNYGLKDVSDKLMTYLKETSTDTKTQGVYWKQNLDAWGWYASKAINHALAMQAFNKLKPNDAVIEDMKIWLITQKEVNHWETSRATAEVIYTIMNSGKSWTTPEADKATVIWGGKELTKTDTQATGYIKSAVKSPELDKKLAEVTVTKPGPGIVQGGLFWQYYEDLNKVKSSETYISVTKELYKKVKTENGEELKKITADTPLRVGDKVTVRMILNTDRPMEYIHIKDMRAAGFEPTEVLSGYQWKNNLGYYQSTKDASTNFYIEQMPKGKYVFEYDVVANIAGKFSNGITTMQNYYAPQMNAHTQGTNVTVVP; encoded by the coding sequence ATGCAACGCATTGCCAAAATTTTTAGCCTGCTGTTGGTCATTTTATCGGGTATCTCATTACATGCCCAGAATTACTATGATCAGCAATGGAAAAAGATTAACGATAATTATGCAAAAGGAATGGTAAAATCCAATTTGCCAATAGTATTGGATATTCAGAAACAAGCTATGAAAGATAACAACACCATTGAGCTAATCAATGCCCTGAAGGCAGAGTTTGTCATTGTAAATCAAACGAGAGATGATGAGAAAAATGATTCTGCAAGCCAGTTTTTTGACAAAATCAAGAAGCATGAAAAGAATCTGAAAGGAGACGAGCTATTAGTGTATCGTACTTTACAGATAAAGTTTGTAGACGATTATTTAAAACGAAATCAATGGAAAATTCAGGACAGAACCAATATAGACAATCAGGACTTTGGTCAGATTGAAACCTGGTCTAAGCTGGATTTTAAGAAATACTTTACACAGGGTTTCAATGATCTTGGAAAGGTGAAAAATGAAATCCGTAAAATTTCCATGACCAAATACCAGAAGTTATTTGCCAATACACAGGATATTTCTTATTTCCCGTCTATTCAGGACTGGGTTGCTTTGCAGCATATAGACTTTTTAAAAGACAATGTATTATTTACACCAAATGAATTAAAGGCAAATAATGCTGAAATTCTGGAAATTTATAATGATCAGATTGCAACTAATTCAGGAAATCCTAAATTGTTTTATGAATACCTTAAAGCCCAGTATGAGGTAAGCTTTGGTCAATTACCAGAAGCGGAAGCCCGCAAAAAATATGAAGCAATTGTAAATTCTTCCACAGATGGAGATTACAAAGTCTATATTCTGAATGATATAGCAGGAGGTCTGGCTTCTGCAAACCCTAAAGAGGCAATGGCTATTTTGAAGAAAGCAAAGGAAATGTATCCTAAGAGCGAGTTTCAGAATAATATAAAAAATACAGAGAATAGTATTACAACTCCGGTGATAACGGTGAGCTATGAATCATTCACATTACCTCAGCAACCCATTCATTTATCTGTTAACTATAAAAATGCAGATGCCTTTGCCATGAATATTTATCAGGTAACTGATATCAATTCATTTATCAGCCATATTAAAGACAGCTATAGAAACCCCTTGTTAAAGGTTGCAAAACAACTGGTAAAAAAAGAAAATTATCAGCTGAAAAACACAGGAGATTATAAAAACCATATTTCTTCTGTAGAACTTTCCGCATTGAAGAATGGTCTTTACATTGCCGAATATATTGTAGAAGGAAAATCTCAGGGAAGCTACTGGTTCTCCGTAACAGATTCTCGTATTATCTATAATAAAATTTCTAATAACAGTGCAAATAATGTATTGAGGCTGATCAGCAGAAATAATGGTGAGTCTAAGAAAAATACAAACCTTAATTTTTATGACTATAGCGAATATAACAAGCCTGTAGTTAAATCTTCTGCTAAAACAGATCCGCAGGGTATTTTTGTGTTCCCGGAAAATAAAACCCGAAATTACAAACGTTATCTGATTGAAGATTCGGAAAAAAATATCAGTTTTATAGAAGCTTATGGCGGGAATTATTATGATCAGCCACGAGTTGATGCTACCGAAAAAACAGCTCAGATATTTTTGGACAGAGCTATTTACAGACCCGGGCAAACAGTTTATTTCAAAGTGATTAATACCCAATACAGCAACAAAAAAGAAACTGTTGTAGTTGGGATGAAGCAAAAGATAAAGCTTGTAGATGCCAATGGTGAAGATGTTTCGGAGCAATCATTTACAACAAATGAATTTGGAAGCTATAGCGGGAACTTTATTCTGCCAAAAGGAAAATTAAATGGTCAGTTTATGCTGGAAACGGATGAAGGTTCCGTAAGCTTCAGATTAGAAGAATACAAACGCCCTAATTTCGAAATTACCTTTGAAGATATTAAAGGTGAATATAAATTTGGACAAACCATTCATATGAAAGGCAAAGCTGTTTCGTTCTCAGGAGTCCCGTTAAGCAATGCGACATTGAATTATGAAATTAAGAAACAGGATATACGTTATCGTTATTTCTACTGGTTTACGCCAACTTCTAATGAAAATTCAATCCTGGGAACAGTTAAAACCAATGAAAAAGGAGAGTTCGATATTCCTGTAGATCTGAAAAAAGATGACAAACTAAAAGGAATACAGGTAAACGAATATGTGGTAAATGCATCGGTGACAGATACCAATGGCGAAACACAGGAGAATTCGTCAACATTCCGTGTAGCTTCTGTAAGCCATTTTATAGAAACTGAAGAAGTAAAACCAGCTTTTGCAAATGAAGAAATAAAAGTAAAAGTAGCAACTAAGAATTACAATAACCAGAAGCTGGGGAAAAGCTATCGAGCAAAATTAAGTCTTCTGGAATCTCCAGACCGTATTTTCAGAAATAATTTTGAAGATTTTGTACAGGATGTTCCGGTATTTTCTAAAGAGAACTTTATTCAGAAATTCCCGCACGATTACTTTGATAAATCCGAATTAGCGAATAACAGAAAAGAGAAACAAACAGTACTGCAAAAAACAGCTGCCGATGAAGAATTTAGTCTTGGGAAATTGGCAGCAGGAAATTACAAACTGGTATTTTACAACATCGAAGGACATGATACTATAAAAACTGAAAAAGTCTTCGAGGTATGGGACAGAAAGTCTTTAGGAAATGAACAGAGACCTTTCTTCAGATTAATGAATAATCAGAAAGATTATGCAAGAGGAGAAAAAGCCAAAGTATATCTTTATTCTGCTATACCGGAGGCTAAAATGTATGTATATGTACAAAACGGAAACGGTGAGACTAAAACCGAAGAAAAATATATCAAAAACGGTGTGTTAGAGTATGAAATTGCAATTCCTACGGATCCGGCTGTGAAGCAACTGAACCTTCAATTTACTTTAGCAGCTTATAATGATATTCAGACACTTTCTACAAACTTGCCGGTTCGTAATGAAACGGAACCTATGAAGATAGAACTTACCACTTTCCGTGATAAGATTCAGCCGGGAAGCAAAGAAAAGTGGACGGTGAAGATTACCGGAAAGAACAAAGAAAAAGCCGTTGCTGAATTATTAGCTAATATGTACGATATGTCACTGGATCAGTTTGCCGCTAATAATTATACTTTCAGAAATTTCAATTTCGAAAGATTTATACAGCAAAATTATGGAGTGGGTACAGAAAGTCTAAACTCTGTACGCTTTAATAAACGTGAAAAATATTTGAATGCCAAAACCGTATTTGAGCCTTATTTTAACTGGTTCGATCAGTATGGAGCGCTAGGCGGACTTGCAACTAATGTCAGAATTAGAGGCGGATCCACATTACGGAAAACTAATGTAGCTTATGAAGCTACTATGGATATGGCATTGCCTGCTCCTGTAGCGGCTGCTAAAGTTGCAGAGGACTCTGGAAATAAAGAACTTAATGAGGTGGTAGTAACAGCTCTTGGAGTAAAAAGAGAGAAAAAGTCTTTAGGATATGCATCGCAAGAGGCAGGCGGAAAGGATCTGGACAAAGTTCCTGTTCGAAGCAATCTGAATGAAACTGCATTCTTCTATCCAAATTTAAAAACAGATAAAGATGGAAATGTAAGTTTTGAATTTACATCCCCGGAAGCGCTAACCAAGTGGAAGCTGATGTTCCTGGCACATGATAAAAATGCTAATGCTGCAACACTGGAGCAGACTATTGTTACACAGAAAGATTTCTCAGTTACTCCAAATTATCCAAGATTCTTACGTGAAGGTGATGAAATCAATATGCAGGTGAAGCTTAATAACCTTGTAGAAAAAGCTTTAAATGGTAGTGTACAACTGCAAATTCTGAATGCTGATACAAACGAAGATATCTCTTCAAAATTCGGACTGAATAACCTGATTCAGAATTTTGAGATCAATGCAACTTCAAGCAAATCTGTTAGCTGGACTTTCAAAGTGCCAAACGATGTTTCCGGAATTATTATAAAAACGGTTGCAAAAGCAGGGCCGTATAGTGATGGTGAACAAAAAGCAGTTCCGGTATTGCCAAACAGAATGTTGGTAACGGACGCCTTACCAATTTTTGTAAAAGAGGGACAAACCAAGACTTTTGTACTGGACCAGTTAAAATCGAATAACTCAAAAACAGTTACTAATGTCTCTAATACATTAGAGCTGACAACCAATCCGATTTGGGAAGTACTGTTTGCATTACCAAGTCTGAAGAATGATATTAATAATTCAGCAGATGTAGTATTTAATAAATGGTTTGCAGATGTTCTGGCTTCTGAAATATTCAAGGCTAATCCAAGAATGAAGAAGATCTTTGAAGAATACCAGGAGAAAGGCTTGTTGGAAAGTAATCTGGAGAAAAACCAGGAACTGAAGCAGCTTTTATTAGAAGAAACCCCGTGGGTATTCGAGGCTAAAGATGAAAAACAGCAAATGCAAATGTTAGCTCGTCTGTTTGATGCTAATAATATGCGTAACTCCATTTTAGATGACTGGAGTACACTAAAACAATTGCAAAATGGTGATGGAGGGTTCTCATGGTATGCAGGTTCACCAAGCAGCTTCTCTACATCGCTTTATATTCTTAAAAACTTAGGAAAAATAAACGAATGGCTGAAAGATAAAGGTGGAGTGAATGATTATCAGAATACACCGCAAAATGAAATGGTGAGTGCATTAACGGCTTATCTGGATCGTGAGATCAACCGTTACTGGAAACCAAAAGATATGAATCCATGGAACAATCTGGTATTGGATTATCTGGATACACGTCATTACTGGGAAGCTCAATATCCGTTAAAAAATACGGGTGCAACACTGAAATCTCAGGTTATTGCTAAGGCAAAAACAGCTAAGATTACAGACTTTACATTTTACGGATTATCAAGAGCTGCATTATTATTCAATAACTATGGATTGAAAGATGTTTCTGATAAACTGATGACCTATCTGAAAGAGACTTCCACAGATACTAAAACTCAGGGTGTATACTGGAAGCAGAATCTGGATGCGTGGGGCTGGTATGCTTCTAAAGCAATTAACCATGCTTTGGCGATGCAGGCATTTAATAAGCTGAAACCTAATGATGCAGTTATAGAAGATATGAAAATCTGGCTGATAACTCAGAAAGAAGTCAACCATTGGGAAACGAGCCGTGCTACTGCAGAAGTTATCTATACAATAATGAACAGCGGTAAGTCATGGACAACTCCGGAAGCGGACAAAGCAACTGTAATCTGGGGTGGTAAAGAGTTGACAAAAACTGACACTCAGGCGACTGGTTATATCAAGTCTGCTGTAAAATCTCCTGAACTGGATAAAAAACTGGCTGAAGTAACCGTAACCAAACCAGGTCCTGGTATTGTTCAGGGAGGATTGTTCTGGCAGTATTATGAAGATCTGAATAAAGTGAAATCTTCTGAAACCTATATTTCTGTGACCAAAGAGCTTTACAAAAAAGTGAAAACGGAAAACGGAGAAGAACTTAAAAAGATTACAGCTGATACACCACTTCGTGTAGGAGATAAAGTGACAGTGAGAATGATCCTGAATACAGATCGCCCAATGGAGTATATCCATATCAAAGATATGAGAGCTGCAGGGTTTGAACCAACAGAAGTGTTATCCGGATACCAGTGGAAAAATAATTTGGGTTACTATCAGTCGACTAAAGATGCATCTACCAATTTCTATATAGAACAGATGCCAAAAGGTAAATATGTTTTCGAATATGATGTGGTAGCTAATATTGCAGGTAAGTTCTCTAACGGAATTACAACAATGCAGAATTACTACGCGCCTCAGATGAATGCACATACGCAAGGAACAAATGTTACTGTAGTGCCATAA
- the recF gene encoding DNA replication/repair protein RecF (All proteins in this family for which functions are known are DNA-binding proteins that assist the filamentation of RecA onto DNA for the initiation of recombination or recombinational repair.): MLIQSIRLNNFKNHAFRQFDFSPQINCFVGNNGVGKTNILDALYYLSVGKSFLGNTDQNNILQGEEFFNIEAVVADDEKENIIKVQQPLNSKKIIKKNDKSYDRLADHIGFLPSVIISPYDNNLISDSGEARRRFLDGMISQTDTEYLFHIIQYQKTIQQRNALLKAFQKNRYFDADSLDIYQHHLIKSGNIIHEKRKSFNEKFSPIVQKFYQLISDGKEDIEINYQSDLSEQDFEALLIQNLEKDRVLTYTSRGTHKDDLNFLMRQFPLKKTGSQGQQKTFLISLKLAQMQMIKDITGKSPILLLDDIFDKLDDNRVSQLIALVNKENFGQIFITDTHKDRTQSIVQRINEESRIFEL, from the coding sequence ATGCTGATACAATCTATTCGCTTAAACAATTTTAAAAATCATGCTTTCCGCCAATTTGACTTTTCACCACAAATCAATTGTTTTGTCGGTAACAATGGCGTAGGCAAGACTAATATATTAGACGCACTATATTACCTTTCGGTTGGAAAAAGTTTTCTGGGCAATACAGATCAGAATAATATTTTGCAAGGTGAAGAGTTCTTCAACATCGAAGCAGTAGTAGCTGACGATGAAAAAGAAAATATTATAAAAGTTCAGCAGCCGCTGAATTCTAAGAAGATTATTAAGAAAAATGACAAGTCCTACGACCGGCTTGCTGATCATATAGGTTTTCTGCCTTCAGTTATTATTTCGCCTTACGATAACAATCTGATATCTGATTCGGGGGAAGCGCGCAGAAGATTTCTGGATGGTATGATCTCTCAGACTGATACTGAATATCTTTTTCATATTATCCAATACCAAAAAACAATTCAGCAAAGAAATGCTCTACTAAAAGCTTTTCAGAAGAACCGTTACTTTGATGCCGATTCTCTGGATATTTATCAGCACCATCTGATAAAGTCCGGAAATATAATTCATGAGAAGAGAAAGTCGTTTAATGAGAAGTTCTCTCCTATTGTACAGAAATTCTACCAGTTGATTTCTGATGGAAAGGAGGACATAGAAATCAATTACCAGTCTGATCTTTCAGAACAGGATTTTGAAGCACTTCTGATCCAGAATCTGGAAAAAGACAGAGTATTGACTTATACCTCAAGAGGAACTCATAAAGATGATCTTAATTTTCTTATGCGCCAGTTCCCATTAAAGAAAACAGGATCACAGGGACAGCAGAAAACTTTCCTTATCAGCCTGAAGCTTGCGCAGATGCAGATGATAAAGGACATCACCGGAAAATCACCTATTCTTTTACTGGATGATATTTTTGACAAACTGGATGACAACAGGGTAAGTCAGTTAATAGCATTGGTAAATAAAGAGAACTTCGGACAAATTTTTATTACGGATACTCATAAAGACCGTACACAATCTATTGTACAGCGAATTAATGAGGAAAGCCGGATTTTTGAGTTATAG
- a CDS encoding recombinase produces MGRLLRRNKDNFNNILKKYFVFKNETKSLEPLKDIFNSIVQEDFEVFLAYLKNNPEICDNFGYYIRNLFDGKPFNLSLTEADILSENAFYPELKKRILNKILPSVDNENSVSYLVDTVSVHTKKDLTYLKGISDAEMDELFRLLKIDDFIRNPKVKNELMFSMNILAWRVIGNALDVDVVRMAPEYKNFDNPFLALQNELDLLLEEFKKDPATELNSKSEIYKQMKVYLQQCQEFVNLAFKNASKYGISNKINQSLLKIRQQLERVSIILNLLVIDSPDDYLKKSRQLFFSILDFKSHKNNISDLVSDSTRLISHLITTHTSEVGTHYITTGRKDYFKMLLKSSGGGVIVGALCVLKMLYSYSHSSDFVHAFLYSFNYAMGFVMIYLMNFTLATKQPAMTAATMARVLSEGRNTKKNYIDFAHLVSKLFRSQFIAFVGNVLLSFPVALIIIYGLEIIFKQNLAIDKSSKLLLDLDPIHSKAIFHACIAGFFLFISGIIAGNVSNTGVFYQIPKRIAKNPFINYFFGEKFARNLSVYYSRNWGGIVSNFWFGIFLGATAPIGLFLGLDLDIRHITFAAGNFALGLYGKDFNVTTYAFWISFITVFLIGFFNFLVSFGLSMVLAFRSRKVNMGEVRLIIAEIFRYFFRNPLRFFLPIRSRLDERAMDLMKSTNTTKTEGH; encoded by the coding sequence ATGGGAAGGCTCCTCAGAAGAAATAAAGATAATTTTAACAATATTCTAAAGAAATATTTCGTTTTTAAAAACGAAACAAAATCCTTAGAACCTCTTAAAGATATATTTAACAGTATTGTACAGGAGGATTTTGAGGTTTTTTTAGCTTATCTGAAGAATAATCCGGAGATATGTGATAATTTTGGATATTATATCCGGAATCTTTTTGACGGAAAACCTTTCAACTTGTCTCTTACTGAAGCCGATATCCTTTCGGAGAATGCCTTTTATCCTGAATTAAAGAAAAGAATACTAAACAAAATTCTGCCTTCTGTAGATAATGAAAATTCTGTTTCTTATCTTGTAGATACTGTTTCTGTACATACCAAAAAAGATCTGACCTACCTGAAAGGCATTTCAGATGCCGAGATGGATGAACTTTTCAGACTGCTTAAAATTGATGATTTCATCCGCAATCCGAAAGTGAAAAATGAGCTTATGTTCTCTATGAATATCCTGGCATGGCGCGTTATCGGAAATGCACTGGATGTAGATGTTGTGAGAATGGCGCCGGAGTACAAAAACTTCGACAATCCGTTTTTGGCATTACAAAACGAACTGGATTTGCTTTTAGAGGAGTTTAAAAAAGATCCTGCAACCGAATTGAATTCGAAATCAGAGATCTATAAACAGATGAAAGTCTACCTGCAGCAGTGTCAGGAGTTCGTGAATCTGGCCTTTAAAAATGCTTCTAAATACGGAATTTCCAATAAGATTAATCAGTCTTTACTGAAGATCCGTCAGCAGTTGGAAAGAGTAAGCATTATTCTTAACCTGCTGGTGATAGATAGTCCGGATGATTACCTGAAAAAATCAAGACAATTATTTTTCAGTATTCTGGATTTCAAATCTCATAAAAATAATATTTCAGACCTTGTATCCGACAGTACAAGACTTATTTCTCACCTTATTACAACCCATACTTCTGAAGTAGGTACCCATTATATTACTACAGGAAGAAAAGACTATTTTAAGATGCTTCTGAAATCTTCCGGTGGTGGTGTTATCGTAGGGGCATTGTGTGTACTGAAAATGTTGTACAGCTATAGCCATAGTAGTGATTTTGTACATGCATTTTTGTACTCTTTTAACTATGCTATGGGATTTGTAATGATCTATCTGATGAATTTTACTCTTGCTACAAAACAACCAGCAATGACGGCTGCTACAATGGCACGAGTACTTTCGGAAGGACGTAACACCAAGAAGAATTATATAGATTTTGCACACCTTGTTTCTAAGTTATTCCGTTCACAGTTTATTGCTTTCGTTGGGAACGTATTACTTTCATTCCCTGTAGCATTAATTATTATTTACGGATTAGAGATTATTTTTAAACAAAACCTTGCAATAGACAAATCATCCAAATTATTACTGGATCTGGATCCTATACATTCTAAAGCTATTTTCCACGCCTGTATAGCAGGATTCTTCCTTTTTATTTCGGGTATTATAGCCGGAAATGTGAGCAATACAGGAGTTTTTTACCAGATTCCAAAACGTATTGCAAAAAATCCGTTTATCAATTATTTCTTCGGAGAAAAATTTGCCAGAAACTTATCTGTCTATTATTCCCGTAACTGGGGTGGGATTGTATCCAACTTCTGGTTTGGTATTTTTCTGGGAGCAACAGCACCAATAGGGCTTTTCTTGGGTTTGGATCTGGATATTCGACATATTACATTTGCGGCCGGGAACTTTGCATTAGGTCTTTATGGTAAAGATTTTAATGTAACCACTTATGCTTTCTGGATTTCCTTTATAACAGTCTTCTTAATAGGATTCTTCAACTTCCTGGTAAGTTTTGGATTATCTATGGTATTGGCATTCCGTTCGAGAAAAGTAAATATGGGGGAGGTAAGACTGATTATCGCAGAGATCTTCCGTTATTTCTTCAGAAACCCGCTGAGATTCTTCCTGCCAATCCGTTCGAGGCTGGATGAGCGTGCAATGGATCTGATGAAGAGTACGAATACTACAAAAACTGAAGGTCATTAA
- the mtgA gene encoding monofunctional biosynthetic peptidoglycan transglycosylase translates to MWKFIKRVIFIVIVFNILAVIWGRFFNPPITFIQLGGLAEYGKLDRNYIPFDEMGDNVKLAVIASEDQNYFKHNGFDFKAIERAMKHNEKKNKKTVQGGSTISQQTAKNIFLWNGRSWVRKGLEVVYTFIIEHLWNKDIILERYLNSIEMGRGVFGVEAASKYYFNKSAKDLTKSEAAWIAAVLPNPKKYDPKNPSPYLQKKHSWIMKQMGYMKLN, encoded by the coding sequence ATGTGGAAGTTCATTAAAAGAGTTATTTTTATTGTTATAGTCTTCAATATACTGGCTGTAATCTGGGGACGATTTTTTAATCCGCCTATTACTTTTATTCAGTTGGGTGGACTTGCAGAATATGGTAAGCTAGACCGTAATTATATTCCGTTTGACGAAATGGGAGATAATGTAAAGCTTGCGGTAATAGCCAGTGAAGATCAGAACTATTTTAAACACAATGGTTTCGACTTCAAAGCCATAGAACGAGCCATGAAGCACAATGAAAAGAAAAATAAGAAAACCGTTCAGGGCGGTAGTACAATTTCCCAGCAGACAGCCAAAAATATATTCCTCTGGAACGGGAGAAGCTGGGTGCGGAAAGGTCTTGAAGTTGTTTATACTTTTATTATAGAGCATCTCTGGAATAAAGACATTATTCTGGAACGCTACCTTAACTCCATCGAGATGGGACGCGGAGTGTTTGGTGTAGAAGCTGCTTCTAAATATTATTTTAATAAATCTGCAAAAGATTTAACCAAAAGCGAAGCTGCCTGGATTGCAGCTGTGTTACCAAATCCAAAGAAATATGATCCTAAAAATCCATCGCCGTATTTACAGAAAAAGCATAGCTGGATTATGAAACAAATGGGTTATATGAAGTTAAATTGA
- a CDS encoding LytTR family DNA-binding domain-containing protein yields the protein MNLKTIHQKISSSLFLRVSKSYVVNMQHIESFDSHTIYIGEHEVPIGEVYRNDFFYMYSGGLIAGN from the coding sequence ATGAATCTTAAAACCATTCATCAAAAGATTTCATCTTCTCTTTTTTTGCGAGTTAGTAAATCTTACGTCGTGAATATGCAGCATATTGAATCATTTGACAGCCATACTATTTATATTGGCGAACATGAGGTTCCTATTGGTGAGGTATACAGAAATGATTTTTTTTATATGTATTCCGGTGGTCTTATAGCTGGCAACTAA